GCCGAGCGGCCCGACGTCGCCGACCGGCTCTACGCCGAGATCGACGAGGTGGTGGGCGGCGAACCGGTCCGCCGCGAGCATCTGCGGGACCTGACCTACACCAGGATGGTGCTGGACGAGCTGCTCCGGCTCTATCCCATCGGCTGGATCATCCCGCGCCGCGCGGTTGCCGCCGACGTGATCGACGGCGTGCCGATCGAGGCCGGCGCCACCATGGTGGCGAGCCCGCTGATCACTCAGCGGATGGCGCAGTTCTGGGAGCGGCCCGACGAGTTCGACCCCGAACGGTTCCGGCCGGAGCGGGTCCGGGGTCGCCACCGGTACGCGCACTTCCCGTTCGGCGGCGGCCCGCACCAGTGCCTCGGGATGTACCTGTTCTACCTGGAGGCGCAGCTCATCCTCGCCACGATGCTCAGCCGCTACCGGTTCCGGCTGCGCCGCGCCGGCGTACCGGGACTGCGGCTGGCCGCGGCGCTGCGGCCGCGCGAGCGGGTCGAGCTGACGCTGTCGGCGTCCCGGAGCCTGGCGGGGCCGGCATGACCACCGTGGACGCGCCGGTCGACCAGCTCGATGCGGCCGCGGAGCAGGGTCGGGTCTGCGCGCTCGCCGCCCGGGGGCAGCGCGGGTTGCAGCGGCGGGCCGCCGCCCATCCCGAGCTCTTCCCCGAGCGTCCCTTCGACGCGGCCCTCTTCGGCAGCGTCGCGCTGGCCATGGCGTTCAGCGCGCCGCGGTGCACGGTCGAGGAGCTGGACCTCACCGGCCGCGCGGTGCTGTGGGGCTTCGCGGTCGACTGGCAGGTCGACCACCTGGCGACCTCCCGGGCGGAGATCGACCGGATCACCGAGACCTGCCTCGCGGTCGCCGACGGCGCCGCGCCCGGAGACCCGCTGGGGCGGTTCCTCGCCGAGCTGCGCGACGACCTCGCCGCCACCCCGGCCTTCAGCGAGCTGCGGGGGCTGTGGCGGGAGGAGATCGCCCGCACCCTGCGCGCCATGGCTCGCGAGTGGGAGTGGAAGACCGCGATGGCAGGTGGCAGCGGCGCCCCGCCCACCCTGGCCGACTACCTCGCCAACGCCGAGAACCTCGCCGCCACGGTGGTCAACGTCGCCCACTGGATCCACACCGGATCCGCCGGCACGCACCGGGAGCTGTCCCGGCTCGTCGCGGTCAGCGACGAGGTGCAGCGGGCCCTGCGCCTGGTCAACGACCTCGGCACCTACCAGCGGGACCGCGAGTGGGGAGACCTCAACGCCCTCATGCTGGTGGCCGATCGCGCCGAGGTCGAGCGGCGGACGGCGGCGCAGGTCGACCACTGCCGGCGGCTGCTGGCCGAGCTGGCGGTCGACCGCCCCCGGGAGGCGGACTACCTGACCCGGCAGCTTGGCTTCACCAGCGGCTTCTACCGCCTCACCGACTTCTGGGGCGTCCGGTGACCGTCGTCGCCGCCGACGCCCGCCGGGAAGCCGAGGGGGAGTCGCCGGGCGGCGAACCGGGGCCGGCCGGCCAGGTCCGGGAGCTGGTCGCGGCGCTGGTGCGGCACCCGTCCGGGCAGACCTCGGCGTCGGCCTACGAGACGGCCCGCCTGGTCGCCCTGGCGCCCTGGCTGCCCGGTCACCACGCGCGGATCCGGTGGCTGCTCGACGGGCAGCGGCCCGACGGCGGTTGGGGCGGCCCGGACGGGTACGCCCTGGTGCCGACCCTGAGCGCCGTCGACGCCCTGCTCACCGCGGACGGCCGGGAAGACCCCGGCGCGCTGGCCGACGCCGCGGAGCGCGGGCTGCGCTTCCTGGCGGGCCGGCTCGGCGACCGGGCCGCGCCGGCGCTGCCCGACCTGCCGGCCACCGACCTGATCGTGCCGGCGCTGCTGGAGTCGATCGACCGGCGGCTGAACGACCCGCAGGGAGCCCCGCCGGGGCTGGCGGCGTGGCGCGACCGGCCCCGGCCGGCCCTCCCGGCGGGGGTGGACCGCGGCCGGCTGGACCGGGTACGCGGCCTGCTGCGCGCCGGCCGGCCGGTCCCCGAGAAGCTGGCGCACGCCCTCGAGGTCGGCGGTGAGCTGGCCCGCGGGGCGGCCGGCGTCGCACCGGCCGGCCCGGGCACGGTCGGGGCCTCGCCCGCGGCGACCGCCGCCTGGCTCGGGGACCCCGACGGCCCGCGACCCGCCGCGGACTACCTGCGCCGGTTCGCCCGGGTCGGGCCGGTGCCCTGCGCCAGCCCGGTGGCCGTCTTCGAGCGGGCCTGGGTGCTCGCCATCCTCGCCCGGGCCGGTGTGCCGCTGACGGTGCCCGCCACGCTGGTGGCGGAGCTGCGGGCCGCCCTCGGCCCGGCCGGGGCCGCCACCGGCCCGGGACTGCCGACCGACGCGGACACCACGTCGGTGGCCCTGTACGCGCTCGCCCGGCTGGGCGTGCCGGTGGACCCGGCCACCCTCCTCGGGTACGACACGGGCGACCATTTCTGCACCTGGCAGGGGGAGGACGGGGCGTCGGTCACCACGAACGCGCACGTGCTCGACGCGCTCGACCGCCACCTCGCCGAGGCTGGTCCGGCGGCGGCGCCCCGCGTCGCGGCGGTCGCGGACCGGGTGGCCGCCTGGCTGGTCGCCCGGCAGGAGGTCGACGGCCGGTGGTCCGACCGGTGGCACGCGTCCGCCTACTACGCCACGTACTGCGCGGTGCTCGCCCTCGTCGACCATGGCGGCGCTGCCGGTCGGGAGGCCGTGGCCCGGGCCACCGGATGGCTGCTGGACAGCCAGCGGGCGGACGGCTCGTGGGGACGGTGGGCCGGCACGGCGGAGGAGACCGCGTACGCGGTGCTGGCGCTGTCGGGCGCCGGCTCGTCGGACGCGAGGGTCGTCGACGCGCTCGCCCGCGGCCGGCGCCGACTGTCCGCCGGGGACGGTGAGGGTGACGGGCCGGCGCTGTGGCACGACAAGGATCTCTACCGTCCGACGCTGATCGTCCGGTCAGCGGTGCTCGCCGCGCGGTGGGGCGGCGGCGGGACACCCACCATGATCAGGATCGCTTGAGTCAAGTTCCCGACGCTGCTAGCGTGCGCCGGGATCGATCCTCGACGAATCGGTCTCCGGCACGTGACCGAATACCCGGCCAGGACGGTGTGATGGGCTCCCGCAGTACGAACCTCCGGACCAAGATCATCGCCCTGCTCGTGTCCCTGGCGGCGCTGTGGGCCTTCGCGGCGTGGGTGACCGTCCGGGACGGCTTCAACCTGCTGGGCGTGCAGACGCTCAACGCCCAGGTGTTCGAGCCCAGCGACCCGCTGCTGCTGCAGTTGCAGAACGAGCGGCGACTGTCCCTGGCGTACCTGGGACAGTCCGACCCGGACCAGCTCCAGGAGTTGGACACCCAACGGCAGCGGACCGACGAGGCCGCCGCGACGCTCTGGAGGTCCGCGCAGGACTGGCGGACCACGCTCGCCGGGAGCGCCGAGCTCGAGCAGCGCCTCGCCGACCTCCGGACCGAGATCGGCCAGCTCGCCGACGTCCGGGCCGAGGTGGGGCGCAAGACCATCGACCGGGCCGCGACGCAGACCGCCTACAACGAGGCGATCGACGCGATCTTCGGGGTCTTCGACGCCCTCGGCGGCCTGGACGACCAGGAGATCGCCCGCGACACCGCCGCGCTGATCGACCTGAACCGCGCCCGCGAGCTGCTGTCGCAGCAGGACGCGCTGCTGACCGGCGTGCTGGCGGCCAACCGGATGACCGCGACCGAACAGGCCGCGTTCGCCCGGCTGGTGGGCGCGCAGTGGTACCTCGCCGACCGGACCGCCCGGGACCTCGCCCCGACGGACCAGGCCCGCTATCAGCAGATGATCGACGGCGACGCGTTCCGGCAGCTGCGCGGCCTGCAGGAGCGGGTCCTGGCGGCCCGGGACAGCGACGTCCGGCCGCCCGTCTCGGCGTCCGCCTGGCAGGCCGCCGCCCCGCCGGCGATGGACGCCCTGCGCGGCGTCATCCTCGCCGGCGGTGAGGACATCGTGTCCCGGGCGACCCCGGTCGCCATCGGCGTCATCGTCCGGCTGGTGCTGGCGGCAGGCCTCGGCCTGCTCGCCGTCATCGCGTCCATCGTGGTCTCGGTCTCCACCGCCCGGGCGCTGCTGCGGCAGCTCGAACGCCTCCGCGACGCCGCGTTCCGGCTGGCGGAGGAGCGGCTGCCGGGCGTGGTGGAGCGGCTCGGCCACGGCGAGGAGGTCGATGTTGCCCGGGAGGCGCCCCCGCTCGAGGTCGGCGACGACGAGATCGGGCAGGTGGGCAGGGCGTTCAACGCCGTGCAGGAGACCGCCATCCGGACCGCCGTCGAGCAGGCCGAGCTGCGCCGCAGCGTCCGGGAGATCTTCCTCAGCCTGGCCCGGCGCACCCAGGCGCTGGTCCACCGCCAGCTCACCCTGCTCGACGCGATGGAGCGCCGGGAGCACGACGCCGAGGAACTGGAGGACCTGTTCCGCGTCGACCACCTGGCGACCCGGATGCGGCGCAACGCGGAGAACCTGATCGTCCTCTCCGGCTCCACGCCGGGCCGGGCCTGGCGGCGGAACGTGCCGATGGTGGACGTGGTCCGTGGCGCGGTGGCCGAGGTCGAGGACTACACCCGGGTCAACGTGCGGCCGCTCGGCCCGGTCTCGCTGACCGGCCGGGCCGTCGGTGACGTCATCCACCTGCTGGCCGAGCTGGTCGAGAACGGGCTGTCCTTCTCGCCCCCGCACACCACGGTCGAGGTACGCGGCCAGATGGTCGCCAATGGCTTCGCCCTCGAGATCGAGGACCGGGGTCTCGGCATGAGCGAGGACGAGCTGACGGCGGCGAACGACCGCATCGTGGACAAGTCCGAGCTGAACCTGGCCAACGCCTCCCGGCTCGGCCTGTACGTGGTCAGCCGGCTGACCGAGCGGCACGGCGTGAAGGTGCAGCTCAGGGAGTCCGCGTACGGCGGCACCACGGCCGTGGTGCTGATCCCGGCGGACCTGGTCACCGAGGACGGGCCGGACCCGTACACCTCCGGCGGCTTCCGGGTGGGTGCCGGCAGCTCGTCCCCGGTGGACGTTCCGGTGGCGCCCGGCACGCCGGAGGAGGCCGGACCCGGGTCGGCCGCCGAGTTGGTGGCGACCGCGACGGTGACCACGCCGGACGCCCGGGAGGAGTCCGACCCCGCGCCCGAGCCGGCGGAGACCGTGACCGAAGCGCCGCCGCTCACGCCGTCCGGGCTGCCGGCGCGTGCCCGGAAGCGGCAGCCGGTGGCGGCGGAGCTGGCGGGCGGCACGAGCGCCGCACCGCCCGCGGTGGCTCCCGCCGAGGCGGACGGTGGCGCCGCGGCGAAGACGGAATCCGGCCTGCCGGTCCGGGTCCGCCAGGCGAGTCTCGTCCCCGAGCTGCACAGCGATCCCTCCATCATGGACGATGACCAGGACGACGACGCGGTACGCCAGCCCGAGCAGGTGCGCCGGATGATGAGCTCCTACCAGAGCGGCACCCGACGCGGGCGGACCGACGCGGCGCGGCTGCTCGGCGGGGCACACGGGGCCGGCGGCGGGCCGGACCCGGGGGACGAGCAGGCGACCTGAGGGGGACGCCGTGGCGGCGGATCCCAGGAAGAGCACGGCGAAACCAGCCGGGGAGAAGAGGACGACGAGTGGCGCAGAAGACGGCTTCGAGCGCAGACCTGACGTGGCTGCTGGACGACCTGGTCAGCCGGGTCAAGCAGGCGGAACACGCCGTGGCGCTCTCCACCGACGGCCTGCTGATGGCTTCGTCACGGGGCCTGAGCCGGGACGACGGTGAGCACCTGGCCGCCATGGCGGCCGGCATCCAGAGCCTGGCCCGGGGCGCCGGCAAGCGCTTCGGCGGGGGTCAGGTGCAGCAGACCATCATCGAGATGCAGTCGTCGTTCCTCTTCGTCACCGCGGCCGGGCGCAACGCCTGCCTGGCCGTGCTGGCCTCCGAGGACGCCGACGTCGGCCTGATCGCCTACGAGATGGCGATGCTGGTCACCCGGGTGGGCCGGTTCGTGGCCTCCCCGACCCGCGACGCGTCCGCCGGCGAGAATCCGGCGCGATGACCGGCCAGGGGGCGCCTGCGGAGCAGGAGTGGGTGGACGACCATGCGGGTCCGGTGGTCCGCCCGTACGCGGTGACCGGCGGCCGGGCCCGCCCGGTGACCGGCACGTTCGACCTGATCTCCCTGGTCACGGCGACCCGGGCGGACGTGGGAACGGAGTCCGGGCTGGGCCCGGAGCACGTGGCGATCGTCGGCCTCTGCCAGCGGATGCAGTCCGTGGCCGAGATCGCCGCCCTTCTCGACCTGCCGGTGGGCACCGTCCGAGTCCTCCTCGGTGACCTGGTTGCCCGCAGCCTAGTGCAGGTCCGTGAGCCGCGCGCCACCCCCGCCGGCCTTCCCGATGACAGTGTTTTCGAGGCGGTAATCAATGGACTACGGGCGCTCTGAGCGGCCGGCGGGTGCGGCACCGCTGCCCACCGCGATCAAGATCCTGGTCGCCGGCGGCTTCGGCGCCGGCAAGACCACCCTGGTCGGCGCGGTCAGCGAGACCCGCCCGCTGCGGACCGAGGAGGTGCTGACCGAGACCAGCGTCGGCATCGACGACCTCTCCGGGGTGGAGGAGAAGACCACCACCACCGTGGCGATGGACTTCGGCCGGATCACCATCAGCGACGACCTGGTGCTCTACCTGTTCGGCACCCCCGGCCAGGACCGCTTCTGGTTCGTCTGGGACGAGCTGGCGTTGGGCGCGATCGGCGCGGTGGTGCTCGCCGACACCCGGCGGCTGGCCGACTGCTTCCCGTCGATCGACTACTTCGAGGGGCGGGGCACCCCGTTCGTGGTCGCGGTGAACTGCTTCGAGGGCGCGAGACGCTTCCGGCTGGACGAGGTGCAGGCGGCGCTCAACCTGGACCCGGGCGTACCGGTGGTGCTCTGCGACGCCCGGCAGCGGGAGTCGGCCAAGGAGGTGCTGATCACGCTGCTTGAGCACGCCATGAAGCTGCGGGAGGAGCGCCGCCAGGCCGCCGCCGACTGACCGCGGACCGGGCGATGTGCCGCCGCGGACTCAGCGGCGCAGGGCGGTCTCCCGCTCCATGTGCGACAGCTTGTCGGGATTGCGCACGGCGTAGAGCCCCGTGATGAGGCCGCCGTCGACGTGTATCGCGACGACGGTGTCGACCTCGCCACCCTGCCGGAGAATCAGCGCCGGGTAACCATTGACCTGTGCCGGCTGCAGCGACATCTCGGCGGCGACCCGGCCCAGCCCGACAGCCAGCAGGTGGCCCACCTTGGCGGCCCCCACGACAGGCCGCAGGACGGCCTGCTTGACTCCGCCACCGTCGCCCAGGAAGACGACGTCCGGTGCGAGGATGTCGAGCAGGCGCTGCAGATCGCCCGTTTCGACCGCCCGCTGGAACGCCTCGAGCGCGCCTCGGGTCTGGGCCGCGGAGACGGCCCCGCGTGGCCGGCGCGCCGCGACGTGGGCCCGTGCCCGGTGCGCGATCTGACGGACCGCGGCCGAGCTCTTGTCGACGGCTTCCGCGATCTCGTCATACTCCAGATCGAACACCTCACGGAGCACGAACACCGCCCGCTCGGTCGGCGTGAGCGTCTCCAGCACCAGCAGCATCGCCATCGAGACGCTGTCGGCCAACTCGACGTCCTCGGCCACGTCGGGCGCGGTCAGCAGCGGCTCGGGCAGCCAGGGGCCGACGTAGGACTCCTTGCGGCGGCGGAGCGTCCGCAGCCGGACGAGCGCCTGGCGGGTGGTGATCCGGACCAGGTATGCACGCTGATCCCGCACGGTGTCGAGGTCGACGCCGACCCATCGCAGCCAGGTCTCCTGCAGGGCGTCTTCGGCGTCGGCGGCCGAGCCGAGCATCTCGTAGGCGACGGTGAACAGCAGATTGCGGTGGGCGAGGAACGCCTCGGTGGCGGGGTCCGGGCGGTCGTCGCGGCCGCTCTCCCTGCCCCGATCGTCGGCTGCGGTCCGCGACATGCCGGCCATGGGTGGCTCCTGTTCGCTCTCGACGGTGTCACCCATCAGATGCCGGGACCCGCCGTGGTGTGACACCCGGCCGCTCCTCTCCCCTGTGGGGTGCGTCACGTGGTCACGCTGTCACAGGGGCCGGGGTCGCCGGCATCTCGTGGTCGTCCAGTGCAACACCACGAGAGGAACGACACGATGGACGCCCGATTCAACCTGTTCGACAACGAGATCGCCGCCAAGTTCGCCAAGCGGTTCGCCAACACCAGCCTGGTGATCGAGCAGTCGCCGCTGCCGAAGCCCACGCAGGAACTGGTGTCGCTGCGCGCCAGCCAGATCAACGGCTGCGGTTGGTGCATCGACTTCCACACCAAGGAGGCCGCGGCCGCCGGTGAGACCGCGCTCCGGCTCAACCTGGTCGCCGCCTGGCGCGAGTCCACCGTGTTCACCGAGGCCGAGCAGGCCGCGCTGGCGCTCGCCGAGGAGGGCACCCGGCTCGCCGACGCCCACCAGGGCGTGTCCGACGAGACCTGGGCCCAGGTGCGCAAGCACTACGACGACGACCAGATCGGCGCGCTGGTCTGCCTGGTCGCCATGATCAACGCGGCCAACCGGCTCGCCGTGATCGTGCACCAGAAGGGGGGTTCGTACGAGCCCGGCATGTTCGCCAGCATGTCGAGCTGAGCGGCCGGCGAATCCCGGCCCGGCCCAGGATCATCCGATCCGGGCCGGCCCCGCGAAAACGCCGAAGGGCCCCTCCCCGCGAGCGCGGGAAGGGGCCCTTCGCGGTGTAGGACGTCAGCTGGCGATCATGCGACGCAGCACGTACTGCAGGATGCCGCCGTGCCGGTAGTAGTCGGCCTCACCGGGGGTGTCGATCCGGACCACCGCGTCGAACTCCACGCCGGTGTCGGTGGTGACCTTGACCGTCCGCGGGGTCTCCCCGTCGTTGAGCGCGGTGACGCCGCTGATGGAGAAGGTCTCCGTGCCGGTCAGGCCCAGCGACTCGGCGGTGGTGTCGACCGGGAACTGCAGCGGCAGGACGCCCATGCCGATCAGGTTCGACCGGTGGATCCGCTCGTACGACTCGGCGATGACCGCCTTGACGCCGAGCAGCATGGTGCCCTTGGCCGCCCAGTCACGGGACGAGCCGGAGCCGTACTCCTTGCCGGCCAGGATGACCAGCGGGACGTCCGCCTCCTGGTACGCCATCGAGGCGTCGTAGATCGAGGTCTGCTCGCCGGTCATGTGGTTGACCGTGAAGCCGCCCTCGACGCCCGGCACCAGCTGGTTGCGCAGCCGGATGTTGGCGAAGGTGCCCCGGATCATGACCTCGTGGTTGCCTCGGCGCGAGCCGTACGAGTTGAACTCGTGCCGGGCCACGCCGTGCTCCGCGAGGTACTTACCGGCGGGGGAGTCCGCCTTGATCGAGCCGGCCGGGGAGATGTGGTCGGTGGTCACCGAGTCGCCCAGCTTGGCCAGCACCCGAGCCGCACTGATGTCGGAAACAGGCGCCGGCAGGCGCTCCATGCCCTCGAAGTACGGGGGCTTGCGGACGTAGGTCGACTCGCCGTCCCAGGCGAAGGTGTCCCCGGTCGGGGTCGGCAGCGACTGCCAGCGCTCGTCACCGGCGAAGACGTCGGCGTAGGCGGAGCTGAAGCCGGTGGCGCCGATCGCCGAGGCGATGACGTCCTGGATCTCGGCGGTGTTCGGCCAGATGTCCCGCAGGAACACAGGGTTGCCCTGGCTGTCCTCGCCGATCGGCTCGTTGGCCAGGTCGATGTCCATGGTGCCGGCGAGCGCGTACGCGACCACCAGCGGCGGGGACGCCAGGTAGTTCATCTTGACGTCCGGGTTGATCCGGCCCTCGAAGTTCCGGTTGCCGGAGAGCACCGAGACGACCGCCAGGTCGCCCTCGTTGACCGCGGCGGAAACCTCCTCCGGCAGCGGGCCGGAGTTGCCGATGCAGGTGGTGCAGCCGTAGCCGACCAGGTTGAAGCCGAGCTTCTCCAGGTACGGCGTGAGGCCGGCGCGGTCGTAGTAGTCCATGACGACCTTGGAGCCGGGGGCCAGCGTGGTCTTCACCCACGGCTTGCGGGCCAGGCCCTTCTCCACCGCGTTCCGGGCCAGCAGCGCGGCACCGATCATGACCTGCGGGTTCGAGGTGTTGGTGCAGGAGGTGATCGCGGCGATCACCACGGCGCCGTGGTCCAGCTCGTACTCGACGCCGTCGGCGCCGGTCACCCGGATCGGGTTGCTGGCCCGCCCGCCGGAGCCCTTGGCGGCGTTCACCAGGTCACGCGGCTCGTCGGCCGGGTCGACGACGATGCCGGTGGCCGGGGAGTCGCTGGCCGGGAAGGACTCGGCGCTCGCCTCGTCGGCCCGGCCCTGCACGCCGTACGGCGGGTTGGTCCGCACGCCACCGCGAGCGTCGGCGTCGCTGCCGGTCTGGTCGTCGGCGACGTAGTCGGTCAGCGTCGAGCGGAACAGCGTCTTGGCGTTGCCCAGCGGCACCCGGTCCTGCGGGCGCTTCGGACCGGCCAGCGACGGCTCGATCGTGCTCAGGTCGAGCTCGAGGTGCTCCGAGTACGCCGGCTCGCGGTCCGGGTCGTGCCAGAGGCCCTGCTCCTTGGCGTACGTCTCGACCAGCGCGACCTGCTGCGCGTCGCGGCCGGTGAGCTCCAGGTAGCGGATGGTCTCGGCGTCGATCGGGAAGATCGCGACGGTGGAGCCGTACTCCGGGGACATGTTGCCGATGGTGGCCCGGTTGGCCAGCGGCACCGCGCTCACGCCCGGGCCGTAGAACTCGACGAACTTGCCGACGACGCCGTGCTTGCGCAGCATCTCGGTGATGGTGAGCACCAGGTCGGTGGCGGTGGTGCCGGCCGGCATCTCGCCGGAGAGCTTGAAGCCGACGACCCGCGGGATCAGCATGCTGACCGGCTGGCCGAGCATGGCGGCCTCGGCCTCGATGCCGCCGACGCCCCAGCCGAGCACGCCCAGGCCGTTGACCATCGTGGTGTGCGAGTCGGTGCCGACCACCGTGTCCGGGTAGGCCTGGCCGT
This sequence is a window from Micromonospora sp. NBRC 110009. Protein-coding genes within it:
- a CDS encoding terpene synthase family protein translates to MTTVDAPVDQLDAAAEQGRVCALAARGQRGLQRRAAAHPELFPERPFDAALFGSVALAMAFSAPRCTVEELDLTGRAVLWGFAVDWQVDHLATSRAEIDRITETCLAVADGAAPGDPLGRFLAELRDDLAATPAFSELRGLWREEIARTLRAMAREWEWKTAMAGGSGAPPTLADYLANAENLAATVVNVAHWIHTGSAGTHRELSRLVAVSDEVQRALRLVNDLGTYQRDREWGDLNALMLVADRAEVERRTAAQVDHCRRLLAELAVDRPREADYLTRQLGFTSGFYRLTDFWGVR
- a CDS encoding prenyltransferase/squalene oxidase repeat-containing protein encodes the protein MTVVAADARREAEGESPGGEPGPAGQVRELVAALVRHPSGQTSASAYETARLVALAPWLPGHHARIRWLLDGQRPDGGWGGPDGYALVPTLSAVDALLTADGREDPGALADAAERGLRFLAGRLGDRAAPALPDLPATDLIVPALLESIDRRLNDPQGAPPGLAAWRDRPRPALPAGVDRGRLDRVRGLLRAGRPVPEKLAHALEVGGELARGAAGVAPAGPGTVGASPAATAAWLGDPDGPRPAADYLRRFARVGPVPCASPVAVFERAWVLAILARAGVPLTVPATLVAELRAALGPAGAATGPGLPTDADTTSVALYALARLGVPVDPATLLGYDTGDHFCTWQGEDGASVTTNAHVLDALDRHLAEAGPAAAPRVAAVADRVAAWLVARQEVDGRWSDRWHASAYYATYCAVLALVDHGGAAGREAVARATGWLLDSQRADGSWGRWAGTAEETAYAVLALSGAGSSDARVVDALARGRRRLSAGDGEGDGPALWHDKDLYRPTLIVRSAVLAARWGGGGTPTMIRIA
- a CDS encoding sensor histidine kinase, producing MGSRSTNLRTKIIALLVSLAALWAFAAWVTVRDGFNLLGVQTLNAQVFEPSDPLLLQLQNERRLSLAYLGQSDPDQLQELDTQRQRTDEAAATLWRSAQDWRTTLAGSAELEQRLADLRTEIGQLADVRAEVGRKTIDRAATQTAYNEAIDAIFGVFDALGGLDDQEIARDTAALIDLNRARELLSQQDALLTGVLAANRMTATEQAAFARLVGAQWYLADRTARDLAPTDQARYQQMIDGDAFRQLRGLQERVLAARDSDVRPPVSASAWQAAAPPAMDALRGVILAGGEDIVSRATPVAIGVIVRLVLAAGLGLLAVIASIVVSVSTARALLRQLERLRDAAFRLAEERLPGVVERLGHGEEVDVAREAPPLEVGDDEIGQVGRAFNAVQETAIRTAVEQAELRRSVREIFLSLARRTQALVHRQLTLLDAMERREHDAEELEDLFRVDHLATRMRRNAENLIVLSGSTPGRAWRRNVPMVDVVRGAVAEVEDYTRVNVRPLGPVSLTGRAVGDVIHLLAELVENGLSFSPPHTTVEVRGQMVANGFALEIEDRGLGMSEDELTAANDRIVDKSELNLANASRLGLYVVSRLTERHGVKVQLRESAYGGTTAVVLIPADLVTEDGPDPYTSGGFRVGAGSSSPVDVPVAPGTPEEAGPGSAAELVATATVTTPDAREESDPAPEPAETVTEAPPLTPSGLPARARKRQPVAAELAGGTSAAPPAVAPAEADGGAAAKTESGLPVRVRQASLVPELHSDPSIMDDDQDDDAVRQPEQVRRMMSSYQSGTRRGRTDAARLLGGAHGAGGGPDPGDEQAT
- a CDS encoding roadblock/LC7 domain-containing protein; translated protein: MAQKTASSADLTWLLDDLVSRVKQAEHAVALSTDGLLMASSRGLSRDDGEHLAAMAAGIQSLARGAGKRFGGGQVQQTIIEMQSSFLFVTAAGRNACLAVLASEDADVGLIAYEMAMLVTRVGRFVASPTRDASAGENPAR
- a CDS encoding DUF742 domain-containing protein, coding for MTGQGAPAEQEWVDDHAGPVVRPYAVTGGRARPVTGTFDLISLVTATRADVGTESGLGPEHVAIVGLCQRMQSVAEIAALLDLPVGTVRVLLGDLVARSLVQVREPRATPAGLPDDSVFEAVINGLRAL
- a CDS encoding GTP-binding protein gives rise to the protein MDYGRSERPAGAAPLPTAIKILVAGGFGAGKTTLVGAVSETRPLRTEEVLTETSVGIDDLSGVEEKTTTTVAMDFGRITISDDLVLYLFGTPGQDRFWFVWDELALGAIGAVVLADTRRLADCFPSIDYFEGRGTPFVVAVNCFEGARRFRLDEVQAALNLDPGVPVVLCDARQRESAKEVLITLLEHAMKLREERRQAAAD
- a CDS encoding RNA polymerase sigma-70 factor, coding for MSRTAADDRGRESGRDDRPDPATEAFLAHRNLLFTVAYEMLGSAADAEDALQETWLRWVGVDLDTVRDQRAYLVRITTRQALVRLRTLRRRKESYVGPWLPEPLLTAPDVAEDVELADSVSMAMLLVLETLTPTERAVFVLREVFDLEYDEIAEAVDKSSAAVRQIAHRARAHVAARRPRGAVSAAQTRGALEAFQRAVETGDLQRLLDILAPDVVFLGDGGGVKQAVLRPVVGAAKVGHLLAVGLGRVAAEMSLQPAQVNGYPALILRQGGEVDTVVAIHVDGGLITGLYAVRNPDKLSHMERETALRR
- a CDS encoding carboxymuconolactone decarboxylase family protein; this translates as MDARFNLFDNEIAAKFAKRFANTSLVIEQSPLPKPTQELVSLRASQINGCGWCIDFHTKEAAAAGETALRLNLVAAWRESTVFTEAEQAALALAEEGTRLADAHQGVSDETWAQVRKHYDDDQIGALVCLVAMINAANRLAVIVHQKGGSYEPGMFASMSS
- a CDS encoding aconitate hydratase, producing MKEYDVASLDTFGAKTQLRVGDASYEIFKIDKVEGHDRLPYSLKILLENLLRTEDGANITADHIQQLGAWDPTADPSVEIQFTPARVLMQDFTGVPCVVDLATMREAVRDLGGDATKVNPLAPAELVIDHSVIADLFGREDAFQRNVELEYQRNKERYQFLRWGQTAFNEFKVVPPGTGIVHQVNIEYLARTVMERNGQAYPDTVVGTDSHTTMVNGLGVLGWGVGGIEAEAAMLGQPVSMLIPRVVGFKLSGEMPAGTTATDLVLTITEMLRKHGVVGKFVEFYGPGVSAVPLANRATIGNMSPEYGSTVAIFPIDAETIRYLELTGRDAQQVALVETYAKEQGLWHDPDREPAYSEHLELDLSTIEPSLAGPKRPQDRVPLGNAKTLFRSTLTDYVADDQTGSDADARGGVRTNPPYGVQGRADEASAESFPASDSPATGIVVDPADEPRDLVNAAKGSGGRASNPIRVTGADGVEYELDHGAVVIAAITSCTNTSNPQVMIGAALLARNAVEKGLARKPWVKTTLAPGSKVVMDYYDRAGLTPYLEKLGFNLVGYGCTTCIGNSGPLPEEVSAAVNEGDLAVVSVLSGNRNFEGRINPDVKMNYLASPPLVVAYALAGTMDIDLANEPIGEDSQGNPVFLRDIWPNTAEIQDVIASAIGATGFSSAYADVFAGDERWQSLPTPTGDTFAWDGESTYVRKPPYFEGMERLPAPVSDISAARVLAKLGDSVTTDHISPAGSIKADSPAGKYLAEHGVARHEFNSYGSRRGNHEVMIRGTFANIRLRNQLVPGVEGGFTVNHMTGEQTSIYDASMAYQEADVPLVILAGKEYGSGSSRDWAAKGTMLLGVKAVIAESYERIHRSNLIGMGVLPLQFPVDTTAESLGLTGTETFSISGVTALNDGETPRTVKVTTDTGVEFDAVVRIDTPGEADYYRHGGILQYVLRRMIAS